A genomic segment from Lates calcarifer isolate ASB-BC8 linkage group LG13, TLL_Latcal_v3, whole genome shotgun sequence encodes:
- the trafd1 gene encoding TRAF-type zinc finger domain-containing protein 1 isoform X1 has translation MADENTQFCGNCKHDIPEANFTTHEIHCQRNIALCGVCQEPVPRSDLQEHMQQEHTQITCKCGLKIEKNHIDVHQSSECSQRLVPCQYCELELVFCQSKEHEDYCGTRTEPCPHCKCNVMLREQAVHPVLCGSLTPPQERNNSRMSRSPVEPQSPGAWFEAHSIHNIIRAQERGPKNNNISAAEQQAFPHAFDPQGYNSLRGPQSSGDWKNTAQRNPAFSHLLGQSDFLNSSSSSSSVWPHGGQTHDEDSSGLDYMLALSLQSDGESVTGDVDGNLWRDIWDHKIGRTSNTSVNSPLSPPNNNYPHFTTGTSTSTVQDHDQTDTMLPCEFCEELFPEEDLILHQTGCSPASAFASFSKQPSSPPKEDRMGRNASGLMHNLPDTLASNIPTFPRSVSPASYSPPASPLEGDVVIPCEFCGVALEEAVVFHHQDKCDMRPQTAHPLNNITKASVRKPLSPAKDTFGQTSPDFQRRIKHQADVLDEDFGFDRDTSPGKNPRDWQRGYIGLPSQRKMPNCDVSVKNRPQQGREAEGAHSFFCDTDTSGSASLKGPHLPENKEGRGNRSNPVTKLPKKQNEEQQEE, from the exons ATGGCAGATGAAAATACACAGTTCTGTGGCAATTG CAAACATGACATTCCAGAGGCTAATTTCACCACCCATGAGATCCACTGTCAAAGAAACATTGCCCTGTGTGGTGTGTGCCAGGAGCCAGTGCCCCGGTCAGATCTGCAGGAGCACATGCAGCAGGAGCATACACAG attaCATGCAAGTGTGGTTTGAAGATTGAGAAGAATCATATTGACGTTCATCAG AGCTCTGAATGCTCTCAGCGGTTGGTCCCGTGCCAATACTGTGAACTGGagcttgttttctgtcagtccaAAGAGCATGAGGATTATTGCGGTACCCGCACTGAGCCCTGCCCGCACTGCAAATGCAATGTAATGTTGAGGGAACAAGCTGTGCATCCAGTCCTATGTGGAAGCCTCACACCGCCCCAAGAGAGGAACAACAGCAGGATGAGTCGCAGTCCAGTAGAACCACAGTCTCCAGGGGCATGGTTTGAAGCTCACTCCATCCACAACATCATAAGAGCCCAAGAAAGAGGTCCCAAGAATAACAACATCAGTGCAGCTGAACAACAGGCCTTTCCCCACGCATTTGATCCACAAGGTTATAACAGTTTAAGGGGACCTCAAAGCTCAGGAGACTGGAAGAATACTGCACAGAGGAATCCAGCATTTAGTCACT tgCTGGGACAAAGTGATTTTCtgaatagcagcagcagcagcagcagcgtgtgGCCACATGGTGGTCAGACACATGATGAGGATTCATCTGGCCTGGACTACATGTTGGCCCTCAGCCTGCAGAGTGATGGAGAATCGGTGACTGGAGATGTAGACGGTAACCTGTGGCGTGATATCTGGGATCACAAGATCGGGAGGACATCCAACACCTCTGTAAACTCCCCACTCTCCCCACCCAACAACAACTACCCACACTTCACTACCGGGACAAGCACAAGTACAGTCCAGGACCATGATCAAACAG ATACCATGCTGCCTTGTGAGTTTTGCGAAGAGCTGTTTCCAGAAGAGGACCTCATTTTGCATCAG ACTGGGTGCAGCCCCGCCTCTGCCTTTGCGTCTTTCAGCAAGCAGCCCTCCTCTCCACCTAAAGAGGACAGGATGGGCAGGAATGCTTCAGGGCTGATGCACAACCTCCCTGACACACTCGCTTCCAACATCCCCACCTTCCCTCGGTCAGTCTCCCCGGCCTCTTACAGTCCTCCAGCCAGTCCACTAGAGGGTGACGTGGTCATTCCATGTGAATTCTGTGGCGTTGCTTTAGAAGAGGCTGTTGTCTTTCACCATCAG GACAAATGTGATATGCGCCCTCAGACTGCCCATCCACTGAATAATATAACAAAAGCATCTGTCAGAAAACCACTGAGCCCTGCTAAAGACACCTTTGGACAGACGTCTCCAGATTTTCAGAGGAGAATAAAGCACCAAG CAGACGTCCTGGATGAGGACTTCGGATTTGACAGAGACACATCACCAGGAAAAAACCCAAGGGACTGGCAGAGAGGCTACATTGGACTACCAAGTCAAAGGAAGATGCCAAACTGTGACGTCTCTGTGAAAAACCGACCTCAGCAGGGCAGGGAAGCAGAGGGGgctcattcatttttctgtgaCACTGACACATCAGGCTCTGCATCTCTAAAGGG ACCTCATCTGCCAGAAAAtaaagaagggagaggaaacagaagtaATCCAGTGACAAAG ttgCCCAAGAAGCAGAATGAAGAACAGCAGGAAGAGTGA
- the trafd1 gene encoding TRAF-type zinc finger domain-containing protein 1 isoform X2, giving the protein MADENTQFCGNCKHDIPEANFTTHEIHCQRNIALCGVCQEPVPRSDLQEHMQQEHTQITCKCGLKIEKNHIDVHQSSECSQRLVPCQYCELELVFCQSKEHEDYCGTRTEPCPHCKCNVMLREQAVHPVLCGSLTPPQERNNSRMSRSPVEPQSPGAWFEAHSIHNIIRAQERGPKNNNISAAEQQAFPHAFDPQGYNSLRGPQSSGDWKNTAQRNPAFSHLLGQSDFLNSSSSSSSVWPHGGQTHDEDSSGLDYMLALSLQSDGESVTGDVDGNLWRDIWDHKIGRTSNTSVNSPLSPPNNNYPHFTTGTSTSTVQDHDQTDTMLPCEFCEELFPEEDLILHQTGCSPASAFASFSKQPSSPPKEDRMGRNASGLMHNLPDTLASNIPTFPRSVSPASYSPPASPLEGDVVIPCEFCGVALEEAVVFHHQDKCDMRPQTAHPLNNITKASVRKPLSPAKDTFGQTSPDFQRRIKHQDVLDEDFGFDRDTSPGKNPRDWQRGYIGLPSQRKMPNCDVSVKNRPQQGREAEGAHSFFCDTDTSGSASLKGPHLPENKEGRGNRSNPVTKLPKKQNEEQQEE; this is encoded by the exons ATGGCAGATGAAAATACACAGTTCTGTGGCAATTG CAAACATGACATTCCAGAGGCTAATTTCACCACCCATGAGATCCACTGTCAAAGAAACATTGCCCTGTGTGGTGTGTGCCAGGAGCCAGTGCCCCGGTCAGATCTGCAGGAGCACATGCAGCAGGAGCATACACAG attaCATGCAAGTGTGGTTTGAAGATTGAGAAGAATCATATTGACGTTCATCAG AGCTCTGAATGCTCTCAGCGGTTGGTCCCGTGCCAATACTGTGAACTGGagcttgttttctgtcagtccaAAGAGCATGAGGATTATTGCGGTACCCGCACTGAGCCCTGCCCGCACTGCAAATGCAATGTAATGTTGAGGGAACAAGCTGTGCATCCAGTCCTATGTGGAAGCCTCACACCGCCCCAAGAGAGGAACAACAGCAGGATGAGTCGCAGTCCAGTAGAACCACAGTCTCCAGGGGCATGGTTTGAAGCTCACTCCATCCACAACATCATAAGAGCCCAAGAAAGAGGTCCCAAGAATAACAACATCAGTGCAGCTGAACAACAGGCCTTTCCCCACGCATTTGATCCACAAGGTTATAACAGTTTAAGGGGACCTCAAAGCTCAGGAGACTGGAAGAATACTGCACAGAGGAATCCAGCATTTAGTCACT tgCTGGGACAAAGTGATTTTCtgaatagcagcagcagcagcagcagcgtgtgGCCACATGGTGGTCAGACACATGATGAGGATTCATCTGGCCTGGACTACATGTTGGCCCTCAGCCTGCAGAGTGATGGAGAATCGGTGACTGGAGATGTAGACGGTAACCTGTGGCGTGATATCTGGGATCACAAGATCGGGAGGACATCCAACACCTCTGTAAACTCCCCACTCTCCCCACCCAACAACAACTACCCACACTTCACTACCGGGACAAGCACAAGTACAGTCCAGGACCATGATCAAACAG ATACCATGCTGCCTTGTGAGTTTTGCGAAGAGCTGTTTCCAGAAGAGGACCTCATTTTGCATCAG ACTGGGTGCAGCCCCGCCTCTGCCTTTGCGTCTTTCAGCAAGCAGCCCTCCTCTCCACCTAAAGAGGACAGGATGGGCAGGAATGCTTCAGGGCTGATGCACAACCTCCCTGACACACTCGCTTCCAACATCCCCACCTTCCCTCGGTCAGTCTCCCCGGCCTCTTACAGTCCTCCAGCCAGTCCACTAGAGGGTGACGTGGTCATTCCATGTGAATTCTGTGGCGTTGCTTTAGAAGAGGCTGTTGTCTTTCACCATCAG GACAAATGTGATATGCGCCCTCAGACTGCCCATCCACTGAATAATATAACAAAAGCATCTGTCAGAAAACCACTGAGCCCTGCTAAAGACACCTTTGGACAGACGTCTCCAGATTTTCAGAGGAGAATAAAGCACCAAG ACGTCCTGGATGAGGACTTCGGATTTGACAGAGACACATCACCAGGAAAAAACCCAAGGGACTGGCAGAGAGGCTACATTGGACTACCAAGTCAAAGGAAGATGCCAAACTGTGACGTCTCTGTGAAAAACCGACCTCAGCAGGGCAGGGAAGCAGAGGGGgctcattcatttttctgtgaCACTGACACATCAGGCTCTGCATCTCTAAAGGG ACCTCATCTGCCAGAAAAtaaagaagggagaggaaacagaagtaATCCAGTGACAAAG ttgCCCAAGAAGCAGAATGAAGAACAGCAGGAAGAGTGA